Within the Miscanthus floridulus cultivar M001 chromosome 2, ASM1932011v1, whole genome shotgun sequence genome, the region GGCCTCCGACGTGAGCTCTAGCGCGGAGCTTCAAACAGATGTGGAGGTGGCTGAAGGTGGGCGGAGGTGGCTAAATCGAGACACAGTCTAGAGGGCGGTGTGGAGACGGGGCTGGAGGGTACGGTGACATCTacacgaggaagaagatgataaaTTAGGCTTTTAACAGTAGCATAATAGATCTAAAATGGTCGTGTATCCTTTCTCTAGTCGTCTCCTACCAAACGCAAAACAGGGATGTCCATGTTCCCCAACCAAACACAAACATGTGATGGTCCTATTTTAGAAAACTAGAATGGATCTATCACatctctctttgtctccaaacCAAATGCAACTATGGCCTTACTATCGACAAATACAACGTCTATCATTGAAAAAGTACCATAACATAagaagtagcaagtgtgcattcatctttctcattaggcttgtttaggtcaagtgagagtttgtgcttgttactcttggtgatcggtatcatctagatggcttggtgatgattgagagcttggtgatctctcgaTGGTGATTTGTGAGAGGCCCAGCTCATGTTGTAaatggttgtgggcgattcaccgtgcTGGAGTGGCAAAGAATCAACCCGCAGATAGCACTTAGTCCTTGCACGGATCGAGTGGGAGCGATatccttgcacgggtgctccaacgaggactagtagagAGTGTCGACTCTCCGATATCTCAgaaaaacatcgtcgtgttcgtAACCCTTCTcctttacatttgagcaatttcattcatgtctttacattactAGAATTGCCATACTAGTGTAGGGTTGGAACCTAggatgcaaaacttttgtgcataGCATAGAAACACAATCTAGACACAGGGGTGAAGCGGGCTAAGCAGTAGGATTTTAATTAGTTGCGAGAAAATTTAGATTGGCCCAATAACCCGTCCTcttttggacatcttgatcctttgtaGGACATCCTCAACAATAAAGTCAACTTGCTTGTTTATATGAActtaaaaaagaataaaaatagCATGCTAAGTATAAATTGTGTAAGCATAGACACATAAATCAAAAGAAAGTATACAAAGCTTAACTCTTCATAAAGAGTTAGCTTATGATTCTCTTCTTTTGATACTGAATAAAATATTTTATAAAAGCTAGCTCTTTTAACACTATTGGAGCTGCCTTAAGTGGACGATTGAGTGTCAGTGTAGCTGCGCGTTTTTTTTTTGGCGACGTAGCTGCGCGGTGCTTGTGTGTGGCGTGTCCGGACTGGTTTCTTCATGTAATCCAAATGCTGGCAATTATATATAATTGGTTTTCCTTGTCCCACGGTTATTAACAGTATATACTAAAAAAAGAGTTAGtttacatgcatggagcattattATATTATATACGGAGAGAGAAGTAGATATTCGATACCACCGGAAGTCCAGAACTGGCGAAAGCTCATtttatcagccgacttatcaactagaatctatagtattttttatTCACAATAAATTAACTTCAGCttgctttaataccagccgaacagacccAATTATGTGTCCCCTGTGGTCTGCTGATCTCCACACGGTTTGCGTAGTTACAGTGCGCTCAAGACAGAGTGTTGTGTGCACACACGCCCGCACGGTAGTGGTTGACACTGGTGGACCCTTATGCACGTTCTATATTCGCTTGTCATCCGTCAAGaagctcctaaaatttctgtcacatcgaatgtttgatacatatatggagtattaaatatagactaattacgaaattaatagcacaatttgtgactaatttgctagaccgatcttttaagcctaattagtccacgatttgacaacgtggtgctatagtaaacatatgctaatgacagattaattaaacttaaaaatttatcttacaaattagcctccatctatataattaattttataattaatctatatttaatattttttattaatatctaaatattcgatgtgacatataTTTTAGGAGCCACCACAGGACCAAACACCCCATATTATATGGATGCATGGTTGGTGACCACATGCATGTGGCTCGACCTACGTACTATACTCTGGCTAGCTACTCTCTGTAGCTAGTCCAAAGTCCCTATTGCTATTTCCAGTGAAGGGCCACAGAGCACTCTAGCTAAAAAGGATTGTGCATATGGTCGGCTGGCTCGTTGTTGGCTTCTCGAAGAACATGACGGCatgacatacatatcatgcaCGCGTCATTTTCTTCCATTCTATTTCTAGGTTTATGTATGTACAATTATAAGTCGACTTAATCTAGAATGGAGTGAGTACTAGGAAAGAACTGTTTCTAAATATGGCACTCATCCAAGACGACTTCGCGTGTGTTGTACGTGTCGGGTGTTCGTAGTTGCGACACGCATGGGCGCATGGCTCCCACACCCATCGAGGTTCGAGCCTCGGAGTGCCCATTTCAAAGCAAAAAGGCAGAAAAGGAGAAGTGGTTGTGCATCCTTAGTGGAAACACTGGAGATTATCATGGGCCAAAACATATCCTCAAAGAAACGGGCCCTTGAACATCACGGGCGGCCTGTGTTATTGCCACGGTTCCTCTCCTCCCCCATGGGCATGGGCCGTCTCCCGCAGCCGACAGCGCCCGTGGCTCAAGCCAAGCCCACGTCTCGGGCGAGTGCTGGGACCTGGGAGGACGCCGGCCGTGAGACGTGACGATGCCGGGTCGGCACTGGCGACTTTTCGACCCGCAGTCGTCCCCCACCACGAGCCGCCCGGCCGGCCTGACCTGACGCTAACCGCTCGTCCGAATTCCTACTCTGTTTCCCCGGTGAGTCACGTCAAGTGCGGTGGACAGAACCGACAAGCGGCCGCCGGACTCCGGCACGCGCCGCGCGTCTCCGTCGCCGCCGACCGTCCGCCAGCACCACCATGGGTGCGGTCTGCCGCGGTGACGAGCGCAGTGCCCGTGCGACGACGTAGCGTAGCGCACCTTCTTTCCGGCGCGCGCGCACATGCATGCGTGGTCCGAGGCAGGCAGGAAGCAGTGCATCGACGGCGATCCCCCACCTCCCAAGTCAACGGCACGTCTGCGACGGCCAGCCAACTACAGGCATCGCTAGCAGTGCCTGCGCCGCGCGCCACACGGCCAGCGGCGCGTGTTGGTTGCAGTTGGCAGCTGCAGCGGCCGCCGCGGACAACGATGCGGTACCCGGAACACACGGCACCTTCTGCTGCTCTCTTTAAAGTATTGGATTGGAATATTTCGTGGTGCAAGGCAAACACGCCATGTTAAAAAAAACATATGCAATGACCAATGAGAATATGAGATGCTAGTCGCTCTGGGCTAGGCCTGTTTGAGTTAGGAGGTAGAGCGGCGCTTAACTTGCAGCGCAGAAATCCATCGCGACTAGTGTTGGCGAGAAAGCGAgaaacctatatatatatatatatatataaaactagAAACCTAAAGATTTTGCTATGGCTGTCAAATGCTTTCACCAACAGTATTTGCTGTGGTATTTCTAAATAACCGTGGACCGTTTATCTAAATGGTTATTAGCACATATTACTTCATAAGAGGTAATATAAGGAGTACATATTTATATCTATTTTTAGTTTGAGAAataggaaaaataaaataaaaatatctaTCAAACAAATCTATATCAGCTAACAGTAGGGATACGCAGACTATTAGATATGAATGGATAACCCTCTAAATGGATTGAAACTGTCATATTTTTTAATTAATGAAAAATATGCGAACCATTTGCAACCCCTCCACCTGGCCCCCATGTCAGGCTTGTAGGCCCGAATCGCGGACCCCACCTGTAAGCGATTGCAAATTTAGTAATGGTAGGCACGTGCTGCGTCTCCGAAGAGAAAAGGATGCGAAGAACAGGGACCCTGCACCTTCCTGCCATCCTCCTGCAGTCCTGCTGCCGCCGCTACTCCAGCTCCACTCCACCTCACGAGTCTCACACCTCCCCCCCTCCTTTTTAGGGAGAGAAAGCAACGAAACGCCGAGAGAGGGGCGTGCGAGCGGAGCGGGAGGAGGAGATGGAGCGGGCGGCGCCGGTGAGGAGCTCACACACCTCCACGGCCGACCTACTCGCGTGGCCGCAGCCGCAGGgccccgcccccgccgccacgccgtcgccgccgcgccggCCCGGCCAGGTAACAGCACCACCACCCTTCTTCGCTCCCCTCCTTCTCCCTCCACGCGTAGCTGCATCTTCCTTCCCCGATGCGTGCCGCTCTTGATTGACCATCTAGCTCGCATCGCTCCGTTGCGCGCAGCCGTCGGAGGCTATCAGGAAGGTGGTGTTCGGGGGTCAGGTCACCGAGGAGGAGGCCGGCAGCCTCACCAAGAGGTCAGATTGCTTCCTACTCCCAATCCCCGCTTCTTCTCCTGCTCTCGCGCGTGGTACTTCTTTTCGGGTCAACAGATTCGTTCACCTCGATTGATATTGATATGACTCTCACCCCTGAGTGATGACCGCTCCTCAAGGAAGCCGTGCTCCGCGCCCAAGTGGAAGGAGATGACGGGGAGCGGCATATTCGCTGCCGGGAGCAATGGCGACGCTGGGGAGGCAGCTGCTGCCGCGAAGCCCGCCCGAACCGCCTCGCGCCAGGTGCCGAAATCTGTGCAAACATTTTGTTTGGATCGACATTTCTGCTTGATTGTGTGTGGTTGCGTGCTACATTGTTGTTTGGATGCGCTTGGATTCACATGCCATACTGGGTGGCTATGTACGTGGTACTTGTTCTACATATGCTGGCCATATACCCCCTTGTTTCATGCGCCATTTCACGACGAAATTAATGAAGCATATCTGTCACATTGGGTGAACATTTGTTGGGTTCAGTACGCACTTTTCGTCCATGTGCAATAATTCTATAGATCTTAGGTGCATGGTACTAGAACTGCAGTTGTGGGACACTCTTTGCAATGTGCGAATGTTTAATGACTACGACTGCTCTGAGAATGTTTTAACTTTGCTACCATGTTACTGGATTTTCCATGAAACAAATTAGAAATTGAAGTTTAATTGGTGGATGGAGTCTAGAAATTTTAGTGACCCACTGCATAAATATTTGTTTCAATAGGTAATGGGTTTTGCTTCGCTACACCTCTTTTGCAGTAGTAACAAATCTGAAACCATAGTTACCAGGAATTAAGGAAAGTATTCTTGTACCAAAAATTTAAGTTAACTAACTCTGGCTGATACTAACTGAAATGGCTAGATTGCAGATTAAAGTATTTCAGAACATGAATCTCTTTTTAGTCTAAAAATCTATTTTGATCTACTTGATTCATCCATGCAGAATTTGGACAGGAGATGCATGCCATGGCTCCTTACCTATCTCATCTCTGACAAAGTTTGGATCACAAAATGATGCCCATAATAGCAATttagtactccctctattccaaattataagacattttgccTTTTCTAATTACATAGATTttactatgcacttagatatacactatgtctagatacatagtaaaagcaatgtatttaAAAAGGCAAAAGCGTCTTAtagtttggaatggagggagtatatatgtgCAGAAATAAGTCTAGAGGAAAGCAACCAAAACCTATCCTGCCATCTACTGAATATAAATTAATATGGAACAATTGGTTGAGTATAAGAGGTCTGCATTCTTTTATGCTATATATGCATGGCTGAATGGCTCACACATGGGGTGTTCTTCATCTATGACTTTATCAAATCTCACCAAACTTGAATAAGCTGTTTACTGATTTTCCCCAGCATATGTGTGGTGCCAGCAACTTATCACATGGGGGATTCTTTCATCTTTGACCAGATCAAGTCTCACCTAGATTGAATCAAAACTGATTATTTTTTCAACAAATTGAGCAGCAACTTACAGTTCCAAATTTGTAGCAACCATAGTTAACCTATATTTTTTCAATTTGCCCCTGCTCGCAGTGATGGTGGTGTTGTTTTTTTCTTATAAGGTTGTCCAAAGCAAAATCCAAGTTGAAATAGTCATGATTGTGAATCAAAATGCATAAAGCAGAGGTAATGGTTCCAATGATCGTACCATAATTATTTGGCAATCAAATCAATAATAAGCCTTTTCTTTATATTAACAGACCATAGTTCCAAAATCATGGTTCGTCAAGTTAGTGGTAGGGGTTCATGGTTCACCACTTTCAAGAAGTTGCATTCACCAAACGGTTCAACCCAAAAGTTTAAGGTGAGGGGGAGAGTCGGGCAATTCACTTATACTTTGGCACTCCCTCCTCACGTATAGGCTTACTCAGGCCACAAATGTGGAAATATGAGTTAGCTGTAATATATTTTATTTAATTATGCCCGTCAGGATTTGAACTCGAGACCTTTGGCTCTAAATCTCTGATACCATATTAAGTTGCATGCACCGACTAGTTCACCCAAAAGCTTAAGTGATGGGGAAGGTGGGAAATTCAATTGAGGCTTTCTCAGGTCTCAAATGTGGAATAGGAGCAAACAACAATTATTTGCAACTCAAGCTTAAACTAATGGGGAGAGGTGAGCAATTCACTTCTATACTTTAATAAGGGGTATACCTCTTCGGTCTGTGAATCAAAACATGTGTTTGTGAATCACAAGCGGGTTCACGGATTGGATGAAATGTAGTGTCAGTCAGATTGATGAGAATATGGCACAAACCAATAGCTGCAGAATATATGTTTAGAGGAGCCAGAGAAGAAAAGTgaataaagaaaaaaataaataaaagagaaGGAAACATAGATTGTGTTGCCATGTGCTGGCCCATCTAGCCAAATGTCCATCTAAAGGAACCCTTATTCTTGTCTTTTCTCTCAAGTCTCCattgcatgaggagctgctgctttCTTGTTTCCTCATCCACTTGTCTCTCTGTTACCGAAAAAACCAGAACTGCCACACAGAAATTGATCACTGCCGACCAGCATCGTGCACCAGAGGCTAGCAAAACCTGACGCCCATGGCCTCCTCTCGCTCTCCATTTCTCAGTTTCATTGGAGATGGCCTGAGCTGTGTTCATTGCTGCTTCTCCCCAAGTCATGTGGTGTCTGCTGATTGCGGGTAGCCCTCTTCAATGTGAGATCTGATGAAGAGTGATGGCTGCTCTTGCGTCATGGTTAGGCCACTGCTCTATGCGGAGTGACGGCTTCAGTGCTTGTTTGCTGCCATCAGGACTTTGGTTTGGCCAAGCCCCTGTGAACCACTGCCCTTAGCAATTCAGATTGGGCTCGCGTCTTCTGTATCGTGGTGTGTCCTACATGCACTATTCTGGTAACTATGTAGTCTGTAACAGACTACTGTTATTTAGTGATTCTCTTTTGGCTAATTTTGGTGTAGTGATTCAGTAATTAGCTGTGtgacttcttttctttcttttgggggtggggggggggggggggggggtcatgaCCTAGAGTTTTCTGTCTTGTACTTGAAATGAATCAAGAAAATGAATtgtaaagcatgatttactggtGACTGATTCAGTTTCATATTGCCTGCAGGCGATCAGTACTGTAAGCCACATCTCGTTCGCTGAGGATGGAACTGATCCTCCCAAAAAGCCCACTTCAGTAGCTGAGGTGGCAAAGCAGCGTGAGCTTAGTGGTACTCTTCAAAGTGAGGCAGATAGTAAGATGAAGAAGCAGATATCAAATGCAAAATCCAAGGAGCTCAGCGGCCACGACATCTTTGCTGATACTCCGGATTCCAGATCTAACAGGGCAAGGAACTCATCAAATGGCAGCACAGCCTCATACACACCTGTCAAAAATACAAACGTATTGCAGCTGCAACATATCTGGTACTCCATTTGCCTTTTGCTGTTCAGAATGTTATTCAACTAATGTTGTCTTAAACAACAGGCGAGCACCTTCTCGTTTGGAGAGGCCAACACTGACAGCGTGACGAAGACAGCAAAGAAGATAACTGGCAAGAAGGTCAACGACCTCACCGGCAATGACATCTTCAAGGGAGATGCGCCACCAGCTTCTTCAGAGAAGCATCTGAGCACCGCAAAGCTGAAGGAGATTACTGGAAGCAACATTTTTGCAGATGGGAAGGAACCAACCCGTGAGCGTGTAGGTGGAAACCGCAAGCCTCCTGGCGGTGAGAGCAGCATCGCGCTGATTTAGCATATCCTGGAATGGTGATGGACCCTGTCTTAGTCCGGGACTCCGTGTCAACCCCTATAGGAGGATTTCGACCAGGCAGGCTGTTGGATCGATCGTCAGTTTGGTGTCTTGTTCTTGATCATGACTCGGCAGTGAAGAGCCCCGTTTTAGTCCTCATGATGATCTAGTTTAACTGTTGGTGTGTGCATGTTTGGTTTGGTTGTGAGATACCCATGGCATTCTCATGTCAGTGTGTAGTGTGTACGGTTgatatgtttttacaaataataACTTGAGTCTGAACCGAGCTCACGTCTTGCACCATCAAATTACTAGCAACAGTGTATCTACCAAGCGATTGGCTATTTTGCAACCTGAAAAGATGCACGATACACCTTGCGTGCAATCAATTTACAATCGACGGATATATGTTATACATTACCCGATAAATGTTCATATCATcaagattattattattattctatTTTATGATGTTTTGCTGTAGTTAAATTTACTGAAAAAGCATGACAGTCTTAGTGCTCCATTCTATCAAGGACATAAATTTGTTTCCCAATGACAACAATGAAAGTTTCAGTAGCGAAGTAATGTAACGTTCAAAAGAGAGACCATTTGTCGAAGTGGCTATTTTTAAAGTATTAATTAAACGTTTGTACAATTCAATAGTCCGAGAACTAGTGTTGACATCTAACATTTTCAAAAAGAAGGCGATCCTAGACTGGCTTGCAGAAACCGGGCCTAGCCGGTGTTCTAACTTTGTTAAATGTGGATATTTTTAAcctttttttaaaacaaattttaaatctaacaccatTGCTTTTTTATTTTCGAATCTAACCCGTTTGACCACGCTTAAGTCTCTGGTGCTGCCAAAACATGCTGCCGCGCCACATGCATCGGCATGACACGATCTGCCACCTTGGACAAGGATTTCCACGTGGAAATCCTTGCCATGCCAACCAAACTGGCGCGGCAAgtgcaaacttagaaaaattatatattttttcatatgatctcggatgaagatgatatttatataaaaattgtagcccttactgagatctacaactttctagttttgggtttttttatttgaagtcgctaagatactcaaaaaaattaaataaattttcagcagtatattaatcgcgtacaagagCTTATCGCCTTGGAAAAAATCGATACTTTCTATACTAAAGTTGTAGGTCTCGATGGGATCTACAAACTTTATAGTTTCGAGTTTTTCTATTTGAGGTCATTAAGATGCCCaaagaaaataatataaagtttcaacAACATATTAATTGCGTACAAGCTCTTGtcgccttagaaaaatcatatcttttttatacGATGCCAAATAAAtatactttatatatatatttatatatatatatatatatatatatatataatttgtaGCCCTTGATGAGATatataactttatagttttaagttttttttttcatttgaggtcgttAAGATGTTAAACAATAATAAAAGGTTTCTGCAGAATATTAACGAGAAGAAAATCCCTGCGCGTTGCTACGAGATTCTGCATGTAGCGCGGCAGTGTGTTTTGGCCGCGTCAGGGACTTAGGCACGGCCAAACAGGTTAGgttcaaaaataaaaaagcaacgatgttagatttaaaatttgttttaaaaaaagttaaaaataaaaaaaatgtgtAACAGGCTCTACCACTATATACGTGTATACGTGATATCAGTCAAAAACAATATATAACACTCAATACTGTGGTGATATGATTTTCAATCGAACCATATCGGTTCATCTAATGCCATCCTAACTCTTAAATTTACACAATCCTGCCATGCATGGAAATAATAGTTTTGTACTGGCCTATATGAACCAACTCCGCTCGTTAAGAAAACGGGCTAAAATTCTACATCCACTCGGCTTGTTTAGCTTGCGAGCCAACTCGGCTCTCATTAATAGCTACAACCAATGATCATGCAAGAGCTACTAATTAGTTCCATGTAAAAAAAGAGAGATCAATGCAAGCATTAAGCCCAAAAAATAAATACAATGCTTATCGTATATCAGTTTCTAGACATCAATTCATGCATATAACATACTCAAGTTCCATTATTGGCGGTTTAAGGTGTTGGACTACAAAGTACTTAGCCCTTTTTACCAAGCTAGCTTGTGAACCAATTCAGACTAATCCATAAACTTAATGAACTAAAATGCAGTTGCTTATAGAGAATGTCCAATGTTCTACATAACCTCTACGATCCTAGTGGGAATGCATGTGCCATTTTCTACCGGTTCCTGGATTCTAAATTGTGTCGTGTTGGTttgtataaatatatatagtttttaTTATTATCAatctaaaaaatatatatctagatacaCAACAAAGACTATATATCGATAAAAAATAAACCGAATTATAATATGTAACAGATGGAGTACTAATTATTATCATATAATATTAAGAAGATGATGCTGAGTTAGGCGAGATATTTGCAATGCCAGCATGATTTACCTGGGACCCACTTCTTCAATTTGATGAGAGAGCTTACCGACATTCCGCCCCCACTTCctttggagagagagagagagaaggaaggAGAGGGGCAGGGAGATGGAGAGGGCGGCCCCCGTGAGGAGTTCCCACACCTCGACGGCCGGCCTGCTCGCGTGGCCTCACCCCGATGGCGCCGGGTCGCTGCCAGCACGCCGGCCTAACCAGGTGACCCCGCTCTTCTGTTCTCCTTCTCCCTGTTCCTCCACCATTCTCCCCGCGCGGCGCGCTGCTTGTGATCGGCGTTGATCTCTTATTGTTCCTCGCTCGCCCTGCAGCCGACGGAGGAATTCAGGAAGGTGGTGTTTGGGGGTCAGGTCACCGAGGAGGCCGACGGCCACAACAAGACCAAGATGTGAGATAGCTTCCGCGCCTTCATGGCCGGATTCCTCTCTCCGCTCCTGTGATTCGGATCTCAAGTCGTTCAATGCGATTGGTATCCGCATGCATGATCCCGACCCCAAGTGTGCCTGCTTACTAATTTCGGCTGCTCCTGCTCTGATTATTACAGGAGGACGACGGGCTCCGCGCCCAAGTCGAAGGAGATAACAGGGATCGGCATATTCAAGGCcgagagcgccgccgccgccgtcgcaacTGCCTCCCGTGATCGTCAGGTGCACAACTTTGGATCTGCATTCTATGTGGGGTGGGACATTGTTTGGCATTGATCTTCTGCACAGAGTACTCGTTGTGTATGCTGGGGATAGTTCCTTTTGTTTCACGTGGCATGTCGACAGGATCAATGAAGAATGCCTATGAGATTTTTTTTTGAAGGTTAATGCCTATCAGATTTGTTGCATAAAGTGCCGGGATTGATTTCTGGTTTTGTCAATGTTCAATAATGCTATAGATCTTAGCCTCATGTTACTAGAAGTAGAGTTTTCAGTGTTCTCAAGCCTTGTTGGCAGATTTTTATTCAACAAAGTGGAAGTGCAAATCTGATCGATTAAAAAAAGATCTAGAGATTCTGCATTGTCACGACATTACTGATCTGATTGATTGAGATTCAGTTAACCTCTTATGCTGTTCTGTGTTGTTCTTAATTACTCTTCGTGAACCAAAATTGGCGTAAAGCAGAAGTCTTATGTTGTTCTTAATTCTTATAATAAATAGTAGAAGGGCGggcttggtgcaagcggtagagtcttaccgcctgtgaccggaaggtcccgggttcgagtcgcggtctcctcacattgcataggcgggggtaaggcttgccactggcacccttccccagaccccgcacagagcgggagctctctgcactgggtacgcccttataATAAATAGTACAGTAAAAAATATCTATGTATCGTGATTGAGGGGGGAAACGTAGGTCTGATCGTGATTGCAGTTCCAACCATCATATTATCGTGATCAACTACGGTTATTGTTTTTCATTAAAGGATGATCAACTTTATAATTAGCCACTTCATGTAACAGACTACAAACTCTTTGTCAGCACTTCACATCTGGATATCTTTTGTTACCTATATGCCATAATTTGGTGGATCCATATAGTTAATTATGCATTTTATATTGTCTGCTGATGAGAGAACAGGAAAATGAACAAACGTTTCCCTTCTAAATGGCATACATATTACTTGAAAGAGATGAAGAAAAATTGATCATACCATTCCGTGTGATATTGTGAGACAATCAGCTTTTATAATAATCTGCAGGCTAGCCAGATCACCTTTTCTCAGGACGGGACCATTCCTCCCAGGAAGCCAACTTCAGTTGCAGGGGTGGCGAGACAGCGTGAGCTTAGCCATACCTTTGAGAGTGAGGGGGACAGTAAGATGAAGTGGCAGGTGTCCAGTGCGAAATCCAAGGAGCTCAGTGGTCATGACATCTTTGCTGATCATGAAGATCCCAAGCCCAACAGGTCAAGGAGATCAGACTATGGCAGCTCTGCTGCTCTGTCACCTGTAAAAAATGCAAATGTACTGCCCGAGCCATTTTGGTAGCTTATTCACCTTGTGGTGGTTCCAAACTCTACTGAACAGCTGTCGTTATCTTTGTTAACAGGTGAGCTCCTTCTCGTTTGGAGAGGCCGACACGGACAGCACAGTGAAAACAGCAAAGAAGAAAGGGACCAGCAACAAGTCTACTGATCTGAATGGCAAGGCCATCTCCGAGAGGGATTCAGCGCCTGCAGAGAAACAGCCTCTGAACCGCGCGAAGCCGAAAGGAATGAGCGGTAGCAGCATTTTTGCAGACGGGAAGGCCCCAACAACCGGAGATCATGCAGGCCGTCGGACCCGGCAGCCTCCTGGCGGCGACAGCAGCATCTTGCTGGGCTAGCGTGCATTGTCCTATGCCGCCGCACGGGTGGTTGGTCCGTCAGTCTGCGGCCTTGTTTTCGTGATCAGGCGATAGAGTCCCATCTCCAGTCCTTCAGATGATCTGGTTCACTTCTGGCTGGCGAGTGTATGGGTTTGGTCTGTGTTGGTTGTGACATGCCCGATGGAACAACCCTCTATCCCTACGGCGTTTGGTGCCGTTTTGTTGTGTACAATGGATGGCGTGTGGTGCCGTTTTGTTGTGGATATGCGTTTGTTTGGTTAAATAAGGAATTGGTGTATGGTACCAGTAGTCCGATCGAGCTCACGTGCAAAGTGGGCGAAGTCGCAAACCCATTGCGCTGACCTCATCGAAGGTTGCATGAGAGCATGGTTAATAACCCAGCCAGCAGCGGGCGGTATGCCACTGCCATGTCATATACAGCCAGCTATATAGCCAACTTATATAGTAGATGAGCTCTTTAGCTAGCTGCTGCTCAGATTGTAATCATTTATTGCTCAAATGTGCAAACAAGCTACAAACCATCAGCTGTGATCACATCTTTGTGGCTGTATATATGTGCTCATTCAACTAGAA harbors:
- the LOC136529954 gene encoding uncharacterized protein → MERAAPVRSSHTSTADLLAWPQPQGPAPAATPSPPRRPGQPSEAIRKVVFGGQVTEEEAGSLTKRKPCSAPKWKEMTGSGIFAAGSNGDAGEAAAAAKPARTASRQAISTVSHISFAEDGTDPPKKPTSVAEVAKQRELSGTLQSEADSKMKKQISNAKSKELSGHDIFADTPDSRSNRARNSSNGSTASYTPVKNTNASTFSFGEANTDSVTKTAKKITGKKVNDLTGNDIFKGDAPPASSEKHLSTAKLKEITGSNIFADGKEPTRERVGGNRKPPGGESSIALI
- the LOC136539674 gene encoding uncharacterized protein, with the translated sequence MERAAPVRSSHTSTAGLLAWPHPDGAGSLPARRPNQPTEEFRKVVFGGQVTEEADGHNKTKMRTTGSAPKSKEITGIGIFKAESAAAAVATASRDRQASQITFSQDGTIPPRKPTSVAGVARQRELSHTFESEGDSKMKWQVSSAKSKELSGHDIFADHEDPKPNRSRRSDYGSSAALSPVKNANVSSFSFGEADTDSTVKTAKKKGTSNKSTDLNGKAISERDSAPAEKQPLNRAKPKGMSGSSIFADGKAPTTGDHAGRRTRQPPGGDSSILLG